A segment of the Pseudobdellovibrionaceae bacterium genome:
TCTAAAGCTCTAGGAGCCTCTTCGCTACGAACCGTCTGCTTACACATTTGGCCCAACCTGATTGGCATTATGACCGTACAGGCCACCTTTGCCATGGCAGGAACCCTGATCGTAGAATCAGGACTGAGCTTCTTAGGTTTGGGCGCACCCCCCACTACGCCCACATGGGGGATGCTACTTAACTCTGGTCGCTACTACCTGACCGAGGCTCCTCATATCAGTATTTTTCCTGGGATTGCGATTTTACTTTTGGTCTTAGGTTTTAATCTTCTGGGTGATGGCCTAAGAGAAATACTGGACCCTAAAAATAACCTTTAAACTCCATACGACAACAGATAAACTAAACTCACACAGATAAGGATCGACTATGAAGACAACATCTATGCTAGGCCAAATGTTCATGATTGGCATTTCTGGTCACACACTCACCTCTGAAGAAAAAGACTTCATTATACAAAACGACATTGGTGGCGTGATTCTGTTTGCCAGAAACGTCAGTACACCCGAACAAATCCTTAAACTGACCACAGAAATTCAAGAGCTTTCACAGCACACAGAATCTCAACTGCCTATTTTGATTTCCATTGATATGGAAGGAGGTAGGGTGGCTCGTCTGAAAGAACCCTTCACCATCTGGCCTCCTATGCGCTAT
Coding sequences within it:
- a CDS encoding beta-N-acetylhexosaminidase; translation: MKTTSMLGQMFMIGISGHTLTSEEKDFIIQNDIGGVILFARNVSTPEQILKLTTEIQELSQHTESQLPILISIDMEGGRVARLKEPFTIWPPMRYLGDQSSPQLAFEVGQALGAELLAVGINMDFAPCIDVFLNPKNEVIGDRAFSDDPEEVAKIASGIIRGFKKVGMVSCVKHFPGHGYTSVDSHF